The proteins below are encoded in one region of Gloeocapsa sp. PCC 73106:
- a CDS encoding M20 family metallopeptidase, with protein sequence MVFSLAPSPSVDLSQIRLKIRNLQPQLVQWRRHLHQRPELGFKEHLTSEFVIAKLEEWGIKYQSGIAKTGVVATITGTQPGPVLAIRADMDALPIQEQNQVEYRSQHDGLMHACGHDGHTAIALGTAYYLCQHPDQFRGTVKIIFQPAEEGPGGAKPMIEEGVLTNPQVEAIVGLHLWNRLPLGTIGVRSGALMAAVECFRCTILGKGGHGAMPEQTIDSILVGAQIITALQTIVARNVNPLDSAVVTVGEFHAGKAHNIIADSAHFSGTVRYFDSSYSGYFPARIEAIIAGICQAHNARYDLDYYPLYPPVINDPKITELIHSIALEVVETPAGITPACQTMGGEDMSFFLQQVPGCYFFLGSANPAKDLAYPHHHPRFDFDETALAIGVEIFVRFIEQFS encoded by the coding sequence ATGGTTTTCTCCTTAGCCCCATCCCCTTCAGTAGATTTATCACAAATTCGCTTAAAAATTAGAAATTTACAACCCCAATTAGTACAATGGCGGCGTCATCTTCATCAACGTCCCGAACTTGGGTTTAAAGAGCATCTGACCTCGGAATTTGTGATCGCTAAGCTGGAAGAATGGGGGATAAAATATCAGAGTGGCATCGCTAAAACAGGAGTCGTTGCCACTATTACAGGGACACAACCGGGACCAGTATTGGCGATTCGTGCCGATATGGATGCTCTACCTATACAAGAGCAAAATCAAGTAGAATATCGCTCGCAACACGATGGACTAATGCACGCCTGCGGACACGATGGGCACACAGCGATCGCTCTAGGTACCGCTTACTATCTCTGCCAACATCCCGACCAATTCCGAGGAACCGTAAAAATTATCTTTCAACCCGCCGAAGAAGGACCCGGAGGCGCTAAACCCATGATTGAAGAGGGAGTACTCACTAACCCTCAAGTAGAAGCGATCGTTGGTTTACACCTGTGGAATCGTCTCCCCCTCGGCACTATCGGTGTGCGCAGTGGCGCCTTAATGGCCGCAGTAGAATGTTTTCGCTGTACCATTCTGGGAAAAGGTGGTCATGGAGCGATGCCAGAACAAACTATTGACTCGATCCTCGTTGGCGCCCAAATTATTACTGCTCTACAAACTATAGTCGCTAGAAACGTCAATCCCCTCGATAGTGCGGTAGTTACCGTGGGTGAATTTCACGCAGGCAAAGCACACAATATCATCGCCGATAGTGCTCATTTTAGCGGTACGGTACGCTATTTCGATTCATCCTACTCAGGCTATTTTCCAGCCAGAATCGAAGCGATTATCGCAGGTATCTGTCAAGCCCATAACGCTCGCTACGATCTAGATTACTACCCCTTATATCCCCCCGTGATTAATGACCCTAAAATAACTGAACTAATTCACTCCATCGCCCTAGAAGTGGTAGAAACCCCCGCCGGGATAACCCCCGCTTGTCAAACCATGGGGGGTGAAGATATGTCTTTCTTTTTGCAACAAGTACCCGGTTGTTATTTCTTCTTGGGATCAGCTAACCCAGCTAAAGATCTTGCTTATCCCCACCATCATCCCCGTTTTGACTTCGATGAGACCGCTTTAGCCATTGGTGTAGAAATATTCGTCAGATTTATAGAACAGTTCTCTTAA
- a CDS encoding sorbosone dehydrogenase family protein, giving the protein MVEVSSRLIVSGLDDPLYVTAPPEDFDRIFILEQKTGKIKIFDLNTEQILPNPFLTIPGNQLLKNGFEQGLLGLAFHPQYDQNGKFYVSYTAVGGGSAGQTRVVEYQVSSSNPNLADTTTARTILNIPQPQANHNGGWLAFGRDGYLYWASGDGGGSGYVAGIPSTSDNAQDITNNLLGKILRLDINGDAFPSDANRNYAIPSTNPFARRQGDDEIWAYGLRNPWRPSFDRSTGDLYIADVGQDAREEINFQPASSRGGQNYGWNRFEGTVPYKPGRPVRNPVYPIYEYNHSLGQSVTGGYVYRGEASELSGTYFFGDFTSSKIWSFRYQNGQVTQFTDRTEELSQGSNSGSIDQLASFGEDAAGNLYLVDLDGQIFRLEVESQIGSTAIEANDSLAAEATNGIDDFSGKIDELSLSEFTQGMLRSQQLSLNSGGLIPDDCVLCAQSNNSSYDLFSI; this is encoded by the coding sequence ATGGTAGAAGTATCTAGTCGATTGATAGTTAGTGGTTTAGACGACCCCCTTTACGTAACCGCACCGCCTGAAGATTTTGACAGAATATTCATTCTCGAGCAGAAAACTGGTAAAATTAAAATTTTCGATCTAAACACAGAACAAATTTTACCTAACCCGTTTCTGACGATTCCTGGGAATCAACTGCTGAAAAACGGTTTCGAACAAGGTTTACTGGGTTTAGCATTTCATCCCCAATACGATCAAAACGGCAAATTTTACGTCAGTTATACCGCGGTTGGCGGTGGTAGTGCGGGACAAACTAGAGTAGTTGAGTACCAAGTTAGTAGTAGTAATCCTAATCTAGCCGATACTACTACAGCTCGTACTATTTTAAATATACCGCAACCTCAGGCTAATCATAACGGGGGATGGCTCGCATTTGGTAGAGATGGTTATCTCTATTGGGCGTCAGGAGACGGAGGAGGTTCAGGTTATGTAGCTGGTATTCCCAGTACATCGGATAATGCTCAAGATATCACCAATAATTTACTAGGGAAAATTCTCCGCCTAGATATTAATGGGGACGCATTTCCCAGTGATGCTAATCGTAATTATGCTATTCCCTCGACTAATCCCTTTGCGCGGAGACAAGGAGATGACGAAATTTGGGCTTATGGGCTGCGCAATCCTTGGCGACCTAGTTTCGATCGCTCTACAGGAGATTTATATATCGCCGATGTAGGACAAGATGCTCGCGAGGAAATTAATTTTCAGCCAGCTTCGAGTAGAGGGGGACAAAACTACGGTTGGAACCGTTTTGAAGGAACTGTCCCCTACAAGCCAGGAAGACCTGTAAGAAACCCAGTTTATCCCATCTATGAGTATAATCATTCTCTCGGTCAGTCGGTTACGGGAGGATACGTATATAGGGGGGAAGCGAGCGAACTAAGCGGGACTTATTTCTTTGGGGATTTTACATCGAGTAAAATTTGGTCATTTCGCTATCAGAATGGTCAAGTTACCCAATTTACCGATCGCACTGAAGAACTGAGTCAAGGTAGCAATTCTGGTAGTATTGATCAACTCGCTTCTTTTGGCGAAGATGCGGCAGGTAATCTTTATCTAGTTGATCTCGATGGGCAAATCTTTCGCTTAGAAGTAGAGAGTCAGATAGGATCTACAGCAATAGAAGCTAATGATTCTCTTGCCGCCGAAGCAACCAATGGGATTGATGACTTTTCTGGAAAAATTGATGAGCTCTCGCTGAGTGAATTTACGCAAGGAATGTTAAGATCACAGCAATTGAGCTTGAATTCTGGGGGTTTAATCCCGGATGATTGTGTTCTCTGTGCTCAGTCAAATAACAGTAGTTATGACCTTTTTTCAATTTGA
- a CDS encoding nitrate reductase associated protein, whose amino-acid sequence MTFFQFEADFVESLRCIPMQVRYKLDTCGVKLKLPHWNRFSQTERQQLVEVPCVTDNEVRGYREMLHELVGKHGGDRPSDLPIDPIPEWHNLEAIPSTVQAQSSRFDVILTVEQWKSLTPLQRFALIKLSRSNHENSNFLPALKEFILA is encoded by the coding sequence ATGACCTTTTTTCAATTTGAAGCCGATTTCGTGGAAAGTCTCCGTTGCATTCCGATGCAGGTGCGCTACAAACTCGACACTTGTGGCGTTAAACTCAAACTACCCCACTGGAATCGTTTTTCACAGACAGAACGACAACAGTTAGTAGAAGTTCCCTGTGTAACGGATAATGAAGTGCGAGGCTATCGAGAAATGCTACATGAACTAGTAGGCAAACATGGAGGCGATCGCCCCAGTGATCTCCCGATTGACCCCATCCCCGAATGGCACAATCTGGAGGCTATTCCCAGCACTGTCCAGGCTCAAAGCAGTCGTTTTGATGTTATCCTCACGGTGGAACAATGGAAATCTCTTACTCCACTCCAGCGCTTTGCACTCATTAAACTCAGCCGCTCTAATCACGAAAACAGTAATTTTTTGCCAGCTTTAAAGGAGTTCATATTGGCATAG